In one Macaca fascicularis isolate 582-1 chromosome 6, T2T-MFA8v1.1 genomic region, the following are encoded:
- the CCNG1 gene encoding cyclin-G1 has protein sequence MIEVLTTTDSQKLLHQLNALLEQESRCQPKVCGLRLIESAHDNGLRMTARLRDFEVKDLLSLTQFFGFDTETFSLAVNLLDRFLSKMKVQPKHLGCVGLSCFYLAVKSIEEERNVPLATDLIRISQYRFTVSDLMRMEKIVLEKVCWKVKATTAFQFLQLYYSLLQENLPLERRNSINFERLEAQLKACHCRIIFSKAKPSVLALSIIALEIQAQKCIELTEGVECLQKHSKINGRDLTFWQELVSKCLTEYSSNKCSKPNVQKLKWIVSGRTALKWSLNWIITAPKNFAEAFLHNLVLWIP, from the exons atGATAGAGGTACTGACAACAACTGACTCTCAGAAACTGCTACACCAGCTGAATGCCCTGTTGGAACAGGAGTCTAGATGTCAGCCAAAGGTCTGTGGCTTGAGACTAATTGAGTCTGCACATGATAATGGCCTCAGAATGACTGCAAGACTAAGGGACTTTGAAGTAAAAGATCTTCTTAGTCTAACTCAGTTCTTTGGCTTCGACACAGAGACATTTTCTCTAGCTGTGAATTTACTGGACAGATTCCTGTCTAAAATGAAG gtaCAGCCCAAGCACCTTGGGTGTGTTGGACTGAGCTGCTTCTATCTGGCTGTAAAATCAATAGAAGAGGAAAGGAATGTCCCATTGGCAACTGACTTGATCCGAATAAGTCAATATAGGTTTACGGTTTCAGACTTGATGAGAATGGAAAAGATTGTATTGGAGAAGGTGTGTTGGAAAGTCAAAGCTACTACTGCCTTTCAATTTCTGCAACTGTATTATTCACTCCTTCAAGAGAACTTGCCACTTGAAAG gagaaatagcATTAATTTTGAAAGACTAGAAGCTCAACTTAAGGCATGTCATTGCAGGATCATATTTTCTAAAGcaaag CCTTCTGTGTTAGCACTGTCTATCATTGCATTAGAGATCCAAGCACAGAAGTGTATAGAGTTAACAGAAGGAGTAGAATGTCTTCAGAAACATTCCAAG ATAAATGGCAGAGATTTGACCTTCTGGCAAGAGCTTGTATCCAAGTGTTTAACTGAATATTCATCAAACAAGTGTTCCAAACCAAATGTTCAGAAGTTGAAATGGATTGTTTCTGGGCGTACTGC CCTGAAATGGTCCCTTAACTG gATTATTACAGCACCAAAAAACTTCGCTGAAgcctttctccacaaccttgttCTATGGATTCCATAA